Proteins found in one Sporosarcina sp. FSL K6-3457 genomic segment:
- a CDS encoding diguanylate cyclase domain-containing protein, with amino-acid sequence MVLPFDTTLMEALADMVFISKVEEDSTFTYAYFNHLALRHANVDQTAIGKTFSEVHDAELSQILNYQYSKVLQTKKVATYEDSYLSSSGDRNYSHTRLTPLFDKAGKLTHIMGVVQNITNEKIAQLESENSWSELVQSEKQFRIIAENAQDVIVLINDRYEYTYVSPSSRAVFGYDSSAYIGGPALWPVHHDDADRLTQKFIKAQLNAKTYSLRVRIKHKADGWLWSELKASPVYDKWNNFKHMVIIIRDVTMQKKNEDKLEYFANHDFLTDLPNRRLLTDRLSVELNQFREEGNGFAVYLLDIDYFKNINDQFGHDVGDSVIQEFGRRLSDSISPDAVVARLGGDEFVLLLPNVETEALAQETAMVIQSAMKAPWLVKHTNLNVTTSIGIALVASTTATVTSVLKDADDAMYEAKKSGKNCFYIIHSQ; translated from the coding sequence CCAATGTAGATCAAACTGCAATCGGGAAAACCTTTAGTGAAGTACACGATGCAGAGCTTAGTCAAATCTTGAATTATCAATATAGCAAAGTGCTACAAACAAAAAAAGTAGCAACCTACGAAGATTCTTATTTGTCGTCTTCGGGGGATCGGAATTATTCTCATACTCGCTTGACGCCTTTATTTGATAAAGCAGGTAAACTTACTCACATTATGGGTGTCGTACAAAATATTACGAATGAAAAAATTGCACAACTAGAAAGTGAAAACTCTTGGAGCGAGCTTGTTCAAAGCGAAAAACAATTTCGAATCATCGCAGAAAATGCGCAGGATGTCATTGTGCTAATTAATGACCGGTACGAGTATACCTACGTATCACCCTCAAGTCGAGCGGTTTTCGGCTATGATTCTTCTGCGTATATTGGAGGACCAGCGCTATGGCCTGTGCATCATGATGATGCAGATAGATTAACGCAAAAATTTATAAAAGCGCAGCTAAATGCCAAAACTTACAGCTTGCGCGTAAGGATCAAACATAAAGCTGATGGCTGGCTTTGGTCAGAATTGAAGGCGAGTCCTGTTTATGATAAATGGAATAATTTTAAGCATATGGTAATAATAATTCGCGATGTAACGATGCAAAAAAAGAATGAGGACAAGCTAGAGTATTTTGCAAACCATGATTTTTTAACAGACTTGCCGAATCGTCGCCTACTGACTGATCGATTGTCAGTTGAGTTAAATCAATTTCGGGAAGAAGGGAATGGGTTTGCAGTATACTTGCTCGATATCGACTATTTTAAAAACATTAACGATCAATTTGGTCATGATGTTGGCGATTCTGTCATTCAGGAGTTTGGTAGAAGATTATCTGATAGTATCAGTCCGGATGCAGTAGTAGCACGTCTTGGTGGCGATGAGTTTGTTCTATTATTGCCCAATGTTGAGACTGAAGCACTTGCGCAGGAAACCGCAATGGTGATTCAATCTGCGATGAAAGCACCGTGGCTGGTGAAGCACACCAATCTGAATGTGACGACTAGCATTGGAATTGCGCTCGTCGCATCGACAACAGCAACAGTGACCTCCGTTTTGAAAGATGCGGATGATGCAATGTATGAAGCGAAAAAGTCAGGGAAGAACTGTTTCTATATCATCCATTCTCAGTAA